From a region of the Fischerella sp. JS2 genome:
- the cphA gene encoding cyanophycin synthetase: MRILKIQTLRGPNYWSIRRHKLIVMRLDLENLAETPSNEIPGFYEGLVEALPSLEGHYCSPGCRGGFLMRVREGTMMGHIVEHVALELQELVGMHVGFGRTRETSTSGVYQVVFEYLNEEAGRYAGRAAVRLCQSIVDRGRYPKAELEQDLQDLKDLWRDAALGPSTESIVKEAEKRGIPWMQLGARFLIQLGYGVNQKRMQATMTDNTGILGVELACDKEATKRILASTGVPVPKGTVINFLDDLPEAIEYVGGYPIVIKPLDGNHGRGITIDIQNWEEAEAAYDAARQVSRSIIVERYYTGRDHRVLVVDGKVVAVAERVPAHVVGDGRSTIAELIEETNKDPNRGDGHDKVLTKIELDRTSYQLLERQGYTLNSVLAKDEICYLRATANLSTGGIAVDRTDEIHPENVWLAQRVVKIIGLDIAGIDIVTSDISRPLREVDGVIVEVNAAPGFRMHVAPSQGISRNVAGAVIDMLFPNEQASRIPILSVTGTNGKTTTTRLLAHIYKQTDKVVGYTTTDGTYIGDYLVEVGDNTGPQSAQLILQDPTVEVAVLETARGGILRSGLAFEAANVGVVLNVAADHLGIGDIDTIDQLAHLKSVVAEAVYPDGYAVLNADDPRVAAIAERTKANIAYFTMNPESELVRNHIQKGGVAAVYENGFLSILKGDWTHRIERAENIPLTMGGRAPFMIANALAASLAAFVQNVSIEQIRAGLNTFRASVSQTPGRMNLFNLGNFHALVDYAHNPHSYEALGSFVRNWTNGDRIGVIGGPGDRRDQDFVALGKLSAEIFDHVIVKEDDDTRGRARGSAAELIVQGIKQVNPNYEFEVILDETQAINKALDIAPENSLVVILPESVNRAIKLIKARGVVKEEVPQQNTTPTTVDAQMGVTSSVVNSII, encoded by the coding sequence ATGAGAATCCTCAAAATCCAGACCTTACGCGGCCCCAACTACTGGAGCATTCGACGCCACAAGCTGATCGTCATGCGCCTTGATCTAGAAAATCTTGCCGAGACGCCCTCGAATGAGATCCCTGGCTTTTATGAAGGACTAGTTGAGGCTCTGCCTAGTCTGGAGGGTCACTACTGCTCGCCGGGCTGTCGTGGTGGTTTTTTGATGCGAGTTCGCGAAGGTACCATGATGGGTCACATCGTGGAACATGTAGCCCTAGAACTGCAAGAATTAGTCGGTATGCACGTCGGCTTCGGTCGTACTCGGGAAACGTCTACATCAGGTGTTTACCAAGTCGTCTTTGAGTATCTAAATGAGGAAGCCGGACGCTATGCAGGTAGAGCCGCAGTCCGGCTGTGCCAAAGTATTGTTGACCGAGGTCGTTATCCAAAGGCTGAGTTAGAACAAGATTTACAAGACCTAAAAGACTTATGGCGTGATGCAGCCCTGGGGCCTTCCACAGAGTCAATCGTCAAAGAAGCTGAAAAAAGAGGTATTCCCTGGATGCAACTAGGGGCACGCTTTTTGATTCAACTTGGTTATGGTGTCAACCAAAAGCGGATGCAAGCAACCATGACCGATAACACCGGTATTTTGGGAGTAGAACTGGCTTGCGATAAAGAAGCCACTAAACGCATTCTTGCCAGTACAGGTGTACCAGTTCCTAAAGGTACGGTGATTAACTTTTTGGACGATTTGCCAGAAGCAATTGAATATGTTGGTGGCTATCCCATCGTTATCAAACCGTTAGACGGCAATCACGGGCGTGGCATCACCATCGACATCCAAAATTGGGAAGAAGCAGAGGCAGCCTACGACGCCGCCAGACAAGTTTCTCGCTCAATTATTGTAGAGCGGTATTACACAGGGCGTGACCATCGAGTCTTGGTTGTAGACGGTAAAGTAGTGGCAGTTGCGGAACGTGTACCTGCTCATGTGGTTGGTGATGGCAGATCTACTATTGCGGAATTGATAGAGGAAACCAATAAAGACCCAAATCGTGGTGACGGACATGATAAGGTTCTCACCAAAATTGAACTTGACCGCACCAGTTATCAGTTACTAGAAAGGCAAGGTTACACCCTCAACAGCGTATTAGCTAAAGACGAAATTTGCTATTTACGGGCAACGGCAAACTTAAGTACGGGTGGTATTGCTGTAGACCGGACAGATGAAATTCACCCGGAAAACGTTTGGTTAGCCCAGCGTGTCGTCAAGATTATCGGTTTAGATATCGCCGGCATTGATATCGTCACATCGGATATTAGTCGCCCTTTACGAGAGGTTGACGGTGTGATTGTAGAAGTTAATGCTGCTCCCGGCTTCCGAATGCATGTTGCTCCCAGTCAAGGCATCTCCCGTAACGTTGCAGGTGCAGTCATTGATATGCTGTTTCCCAACGAACAAGCGAGTCGGATTCCAATTTTGAGTGTTACGGGTACAAACGGCAAGACAACTACTACCCGCCTACTGGCTCACATCTACAAACAGACAGACAAGGTAGTAGGTTATACGACTACGGACGGGACTTATATCGGAGATTACTTAGTTGAAGTCGGTGACAACACAGGCCCACAAAGCGCCCAGTTAATTTTGCAAGACCCGACAGTCGAAGTAGCAGTCTTGGAAACAGCTAGGGGCGGGATTCTTCGCTCTGGCTTAGCCTTTGAAGCCGCTAATGTGGGTGTAGTGTTAAATGTGGCTGCTGACCACTTAGGTATTGGTGACATTGACACAATCGACCAGCTAGCACATCTCAAGAGTGTGGTTGCCGAAGCCGTTTATCCTGATGGCTACGCTGTTCTCAACGCCGATGATCCCCGTGTAGCCGCGATCGCAGAACGAACAAAAGCTAATATTGCTTACTTCACCATGAACCCAGAATCGGAATTGGTGCGAAACCACATCCAAAAGGGTGGAGTTGCAGCAGTATACGAAAATGGCTTTTTGTCAATATTAAAAGGGGATTGGACACACCGCATCGAACGCGCAGAAAATATTCCCCTGACGATGGGTGGAAGGGCGCCATTTATGATTGCCAACGCTTTGGCAGCTTCCTTAGCGGCGTTTGTGCAAAACGTGTCAATTGAGCAAATTCGGGCTGGCTTAAATACATTCCGGGCTTCGGTAAGTCAAACACCAGGGCGGATGAATTTGTTTAACTTGGGTAACTTCCACGCTTTGGTAGATTATGCCCACAATCCCCACAGTTACGAAGCTTTAGGTTCCTTTGTCCGCAACTGGACAAATGGCGATCGCATTGGTGTTATCGGTGGGCCTGGCGATCGACGTGATCAAGACTTTGTAGCTTTGGGTAAGCTGTCAGCAGAAATTTTTGACCACGTAATTGTCAAAGAAGATGACGACACTAGAGGTAGGGCGCGAGGTTCGGCTGCGGAATTAATTGTTCAAGGTATTAAGCAAGTAAACCCTAATTACGAATTTGAAGTGATTCTGGATGAAACCCAAGCTATTAACAAAGCCTTAGATATTGCCCCTGAGAACAGTTTGGTGGTGATTTTACCAGAAAGCGTCAATCGTGCCATCAAGTTAATAAAAGCCCGTGGTGTTGTTAAAGAAGAAGTTCCCCAACAAAATACCACCCCCACGACTGTAGATGCTCAAATGGGTGTGACTTCATCTGTTGTGAATTCGATTATTTAG
- a CDS encoding twin-arginine translocase TatA/TatE family subunit gives MFGLGWTEVGVIAIVALLIFGPKKIPELGSALGKTLRGFKEEMNKTTTDEDINPEEEEK, from the coding sequence ATGTTTGGACTGGGATGGACGGAAGTAGGTGTAATCGCGATCGTCGCCTTGCTAATTTTTGGGCCGAAAAAAATCCCCGAACTTGGAAGCGCACTAGGCAAAACCTTACGGGGTTTTAAAGAAGAAATGAATAAAACCACAACTGATGAGGATATCAACCCCGAGGAAGAAGAAAAATAA
- a CDS encoding IS1 family transposase (programmed frameshift), producing MECPRCGSCHNRKNGKKRGKQNHICCDCGRQFIDVYKPPRGYSDEIKQECLKMYVNGMGFRGIERVKNVHHTTIIHWVKRVGTQLADTPNSKEIPQVGELDELETFIGFKKNKIWLWTAVNHFTQGILAWVLGDRSSTTFQQLWNIVQCWQSYFYVTDGYPVYPCFVPDGDQIVSKTYMTRVENENTRLRHYLARLHRKTLCYSKTEEMLRYSVRLLLHYLKYRSVPLPA from the exons ATGGAATGTCCACGCTGTGGATCTTGTCATAACCGTAAGAATGGAAAGAAAAGAGGTAAACAGAATCACATTTGCTGTGATTGTGGTCGTCAATTCATTGATGTCTATAAACCACCCAGGGGCTACTCGGATGAAATCAAACAAGAATGCCTAAAAATGTACGTCAATGGTATGGGATTTCGTGGAATTGAAAGGGTGAAAAACGTTCATCATACTACCATTATTCATTGGGTTAAACGAGTGGGTACACAATTGGCGGATACACCAAATTCAAAGGAAATTCCGCAGGTGGGAGAACTAGATGAATTAGAAACATTTATTGGTT TCAAAAAAAATAAAATCTGGTTGTGGACGGCGGTAAATCACTTTACTCAAGGTATTCTTGCTTGGGTTTTAGGTGATCGTAGTTCGACTACTTTCCAACAGTTATGGAACATTGTCCAGTGTTGGCAGAGTTATTTTTACGTCACAGATGGATACCCTGTTTACCCTTGTTTTGTTCCTGATGGTGACCAAATTGTGAGTAAGACCTACATGACACGAGTCGAAAATGAAAACACAAGGCTTAGACATTATTTGGCTCGTCTTCATCGTAAAACTTTATGTTATTCCAAAACCGAGGAAATGCTGAGATACTCTGTTCGATTGTTATTGCACTACCTCAAATATCGTTCTGTTCCCTTACCTGCCTAA
- a CDS encoding GAF domain-containing protein, with translation MQDNIKQKTLLRQLTSYIRQKVELQVILTATVAELRSFLGIDRVKIYQFNLDGSGQVIAESVDHNRLPSVLGLHFPGDEIPPQYRELYLKVRVRSIVNVDRKQIGQSPLYDSETGEMIPEEFRYRPVDPCHLEYLTAMGVKSSLVLPILHDDQLWGLLASHHSEPRSIAESEVEVVQMVVDQLSVAIAQSVLLSQVPQTASQEATIKHIVTLLHSLSTVEFQSALAQIVGAFGGSGGRLCMRNEGFNLQDGNAKSFLDSLDSSNYLKVYAYGKQPVMPELAKYQLMEQYSIWQEHYKYGNCDVWAISDIYQIHELRFLQVAFTSSKVRSILMIPLIYRQQLLGYLSIFRDEAQTEPLWAGEFDFDERQLYPRQSFNAWRESTKTQAREWTIEEIELATEVGKQFAFAIHEHELNQHVHKQTGNLQRIKQQQEVLIRLVTKMRRSMQFPTPDFDNSIESSPSLFEE, from the coding sequence ATGCAGGATAATATCAAACAAAAAACCTTACTGCGCCAGCTTACAAGCTATATTCGTCAAAAGGTAGAATTGCAGGTTATTTTGACAGCAACAGTGGCAGAGTTACGGTCTTTTTTAGGAATTGATAGAGTAAAAATTTACCAGTTTAATCTAGATGGAAGCGGTCAAGTTATTGCTGAGTCTGTAGATCATAATCGGTTGCCATCGGTGTTGGGGCTACATTTTCCTGGAGATGAAATTCCGCCTCAATACCGTGAATTGTATCTTAAGGTACGGGTACGTTCGATTGTGAATGTTGATAGAAAGCAAATTGGTCAAAGCCCTCTGTATGATTCGGAAACAGGAGAGATGATCCCTGAGGAGTTCCGCTACCGCCCTGTAGACCCCTGCCATTTGGAATACTTAACAGCGATGGGTGTTAAATCCTCTCTCGTATTACCTATTCTGCATGATGATCAACTTTGGGGGTTGCTGGCGTCTCATCATTCAGAACCTCGTTCGATTGCAGAATCGGAAGTGGAAGTGGTGCAGATGGTTGTTGATCAGTTGTCAGTAGCGATCGCTCAAAGTGTCCTTCTTTCCCAAGTACCGCAAACAGCTTCACAAGAAGCTACCATTAAGCACATTGTCACCCTACTACATTCACTGTCTACTGTCGAATTTCAGTCAGCTTTGGCACAAATCGTTGGTGCATTCGGTGGTTCTGGTGGCAGGCTGTGCATGAGAAATGAAGGATTTAATCTCCAAGACGGCAATGCCAAGAGCTTTCTAGACTCTTTGGACTCCAGCAATTACCTCAAGGTTTATGCCTACGGCAAACAACCTGTGATGCCAGAACTGGCAAAATATCAATTGATGGAGCAATACAGCATCTGGCAGGAACATTACAAGTATGGAAATTGTGATGTTTGGGCAATTTCAGACATCTATCAAATACATGAGTTGCGTTTTTTGCAAGTGGCTTTCACTTCATCCAAAGTTCGTAGCATCTTAATGATTCCACTTATATATCGTCAGCAATTGCTGGGGTACTTAAGTATTTTCCGAGACGAAGCCCAGACAGAACCCTTGTGGGCAGGAGAGTTTGACTTCGATGAGCGGCAGTTGTACCCCCGTCAATCGTTTAATGCTTGGCGAGAATCCACAAAGACACAAGCGCGTGAGTGGACAATTGAAGAAATTGAACTAGCAACGGAGGTGGGTAAACAATTTGCCTTCGCAATTCACGAACATGAGCTAAACCAACATGTACATAAGCAAACTGGTAATTTGCAACGCATCAAACAACAACAGGAGGTACTAATCAGACTTGTGACAAAGATGCGGCGATCCATGCAATTCCCAACGCCCGATTTTGATAACTCTATAGAGTCAAGTCCATCACTTTTTGAAGAATGA
- a CDS encoding ABC-F family ATP-binding cassette domain-containing protein — MLRLEHISKIYPTGEVLKDINWEVKIGDRVGLVGVNGAGKSTQLKIITGKIEPTSGEVIRPASLHIAYLNQEFDVDPSRTIREELWTVFKEANQVQLSLVQVQQQMETASPEELDKLINKLDKLQRQFEALDGYGLEARIGKILPEIGFEPEDGDRLVSAFSGGWQMRISLAKILLQEPDLLLLDEPTNHLDLETIEWLENYLKGLNTPMVIVSHDREFLDRLCTQIVETERGVSTTYLGNYSTYLQQKAENQTAQLSAYERQQKELEKQQAFVDRFRASATRSTQAKSREKQLEKIERIEAPTVGVKTLQFRFPPAPRSGREVVEIKNLTHIYDDKILFLGANLLIERGDRIAFVAPNGAGKSTLLRLIMGMEQPTEGVVKLGEHHVIPGYFEQNQAEALDLEKTVIETIHDEVPDWKNEDVRTLLGRFLFSGDTVFKKVAALSGGEKARLALAKMLLCPANLLILDEPTNHLDIPAKEMLEEALQNYDGTAIIVSHDRYFISQVANKIVEIRDGEFRVYLGDYHYYLDKITEEKEQARLAVIAAEKAAKKAAKAAKATGKKK; from the coding sequence ATGCTGCGACTAGAACATATTAGTAAAATTTATCCGACTGGCGAAGTTCTCAAGGATATCAATTGGGAAGTTAAGATAGGCGATCGCGTTGGTTTAGTTGGTGTTAACGGCGCTGGTAAATCTACCCAACTCAAAATCATCACCGGTAAAATAGAGCCAACCTCTGGTGAAGTTATTCGTCCAGCTAGTTTACACATAGCCTATCTCAATCAAGAATTTGATGTAGATCCCAGCCGCACTATTAGAGAAGAATTGTGGACAGTCTTCAAGGAGGCAAACCAAGTACAGTTATCTTTGGTGCAGGTGCAACAGCAGATGGAAACTGCCTCTCCAGAAGAACTGGATAAACTAATTAATAAATTGGATAAGCTACAACGGCAATTTGAAGCCCTAGATGGTTATGGCTTAGAAGCACGCATTGGTAAGATATTACCAGAAATTGGCTTTGAACCAGAAGATGGCGATCGCCTCGTTAGTGCCTTCAGTGGTGGTTGGCAAATGCGGATCAGTTTAGCTAAAATCCTTCTGCAAGAACCTGATTTATTACTGCTAGACGAGCCAACAAACCACTTAGATTTAGAAACAATAGAGTGGCTAGAAAATTACCTCAAAGGCTTGAATACACCAATGGTCATAGTTTCCCATGACCGGGAATTTTTAGACCGTCTCTGCACTCAAATAGTCGAAACAGAACGAGGTGTTTCTACTACTTACCTTGGTAACTACTCAACATATTTACAACAAAAAGCTGAAAATCAAACAGCACAATTAAGTGCCTACGAACGTCAGCAAAAAGAATTAGAAAAACAACAAGCTTTTGTGGATAGATTTCGTGCTAGCGCCACCCGTAGCACCCAAGCCAAAAGCCGTGAAAAACAACTAGAAAAAATCGAGCGTATCGAAGCCCCTACAGTTGGAGTTAAAACACTACAATTTCGTTTTCCCCCTGCACCTCGCAGTGGCAGAGAAGTTGTAGAAATTAAAAACTTAACTCATATTTACGATGACAAAATTCTATTTTTAGGGGCAAATCTCCTGATTGAAAGAGGCGATCGCATAGCTTTTGTTGCTCCTAACGGTGCTGGCAAATCAACATTACTGCGCCTAATTATGGGTATGGAACAGCCCACAGAAGGTGTTGTCAAACTAGGCGAACATCATGTAATTCCAGGATATTTTGAACAAAACCAAGCAGAAGCTTTAGACTTAGAAAAAACAGTCATAGAAACTATTCATGACGAAGTACCTGATTGGAAAAACGAAGACGTTCGCACCCTCTTAGGACGCTTTTTATTTAGTGGTGATACAGTCTTCAAAAAAGTTGCTGCTTTAAGTGGTGGTGAAAAAGCGCGTTTAGCATTAGCAAAAATGTTGTTGTGTCCAGCAAATTTACTCATATTAGATGAGCCAACAAACCACTTAGATATTCCAGCCAAAGAAATGCTGGAAGAAGCATTACAAAACTACGATGGCACAGCGATTATTGTTTCTCATGATCGCTATTTTATTTCTCAGGTTGCCAATAAAATTGTAGAAATTCGTGATGGTGAATTCCGAGTTTACTTAGGTGACTATCATTACTACCTCGATAAAATTACTGAAGAAAAAGAACAAGCAAGATTAGCAGTGATCGCGGCCGAAAAAGCTGCCAAAAAGGCGGCAAAAGCTGCTAAGGCTACTGGGAAGAAAAAGTAA